The following coding sequences lie in one Wolbachia endosymbiont strain TRS of Brugia malayi genomic window:
- a CDS encoding YggT family protein — MHPIIYLLNMLLDLYSFILICWIILDWLIKLNVVNMYNEVVSNIMHTLNRLTYPPLKVIRRYIRPLNGLDLSIMILLIAIHFVKYTMTYYFK; from the coding sequence ATGCATCCAATCATATACTTACTCAACATGTTACTTGATCTTTATAGCTTCATTCTAATATGTTGGATTATTCTGGATTGGCTAATCAAGCTTAATGTGGTAAACATGTATAACGAAGTTGTAAGCAACATAATGCACACTTTGAACCGGCTCACCTATCCACCGCTAAAAGTTATCAGAAGGTATATACGACCACTCAACGGGTTGGATTTATCTATAATGATATTGCTAATAGCAATTCACTTTGTAAAATATACAATGACTTACTACTTTAAGTAG
- a CDS encoding ClpXP protease specificity-enhancing factor SspB, translating into MDKIGYKKLLNSAKFQVIKKALDVISGNSFTPNLEILFFTYFNDVVISDYLRKSYPTQMLIILQHQFYGLEVFEDKFSVSLSFHGKQEQITVPFFAISEFHDKISGDVLIFDKINVDFDKEYKSEKCTENSSNGSIISIDQLHDR; encoded by the coding sequence ATGGATAAGATAGGTTACAAAAAATTACTCAATTCTGCCAAGTTTCAAGTTATCAAAAAGGCTTTAGATGTTATATCAGGTAATAGCTTCACTCCTAACTTAGAAATATTATTTTTCACGTATTTTAATGATGTTGTCATATCAGATTACTTAAGAAAGTCATATCCTACTCAAATGCTTATTATATTACAGCATCAATTTTATGGTTTGGAAGTTTTTGAGGATAAATTTAGTGTTAGTTTAAGTTTTCATGGAAAACAAGAGCAAATCACCGTGCCGTTTTTTGCTATTAGTGAATTTCATGATAAAATTTCAGGGGATGTTTTAATATTTGACAAAATCAATGTCGATTTTGACAAAGAATATAAAAGTGAAAAATGTACTGAAAACTCATCAAATGGTAGTATTATATCCATAGACCAACTGCATGATAGGTAA
- a CDS encoding DNA translocase FtsK — MLKKYLKAAIYLSLLIYIYISVFSYSYKDISLNTVTDKEVTNLGGIVGSYLADILVQFLGLTSITVATTIICFLIFRPSKRLLKVLYSVLINLGICAMLPQLSLGITARYMHSGIIGNILINNCPFYIFIIATSTGIVGLIGWKRTIYLLFLLYKKVASLLAKVLFFRLYKAAEYPTPPLVVEEKHRAQITTRQQPKERQKKVIGEIFESSSEFKFPSIHLLSKAEESLQRKRLNEMESNKNLSLLEQVLSDFGVQGKVISVCYGPVVTLYKLEPQAGTKSARVIGLADDIARSMSALSARISIIRGQNAMGIELPNKEREIVMLRDLLESLEYQNANLNLPIALGKEISGKPVIADLAKMPHLLVAGTTGSGKSVAINTMILSLIYRLSPDACKMIMIDPKMLELSIYDAIPHLITPVVTEPKKAVIALKWIVKEMENRYRMMSYLNVRNVINYNQKITEAINSGIELERVVQVGFNSTTGKPLFEKMPIKMETFSYIVVIVDEMADLMLVAGKEIECSIQRLAQMARAAGIHIIMATQRPSVDVITGVIKANFPTRISFAVTSKIDSRTILGEQGAEQLLGMGDMLYMASGGKIIRVHGPFVSDEEVQNIVDHLKMQGEPNYMEEITKEDENSSAELKGETEGEENDLYKQAVAIIQRDQKVSTSYIQRQLRIGYNRAANIVERTEKEGIISAPNYLGKREILVE, encoded by the coding sequence ATGCTAAAAAAATATCTAAAAGCAGCAATATACCTATCACTTTTAATATATATATATATATCAGTTTTTAGCTATAGCTATAAAGATATATCCTTAAATACAGTCACAGATAAAGAAGTGACGAATTTAGGTGGAATAGTAGGTTCATATTTAGCTGATATATTAGTTCAATTTCTTGGATTAACTAGTATTACAGTAGCCACTACTATAATTTGTTTTTTGATCTTCAGACCATCAAAAAGGCTACTGAAAGTTCTCTACTCAGTATTAATCAACTTAGGAATATGCGCTATGTTACCACAACTTTCACTAGGTATCACTGCAAGGTATATGCACAGTGGAATAATAGGAAATATACTAATTAATAACTGCCCTTTTTACATATTCATAATAGCAACGTCAACAGGTATTGTAGGGCTAATTGGTTGGAAGAGGACAATTTACTTGCTATTCCTCTTATATAAAAAAGTAGCTTCTCTTTTAGCAAAGGTTCTGTTTTTTAGGTTATATAAAGCCGCTGAGTATCCGACTCCACCATTAGTAGTGGAAGAAAAACACAGAGCTCAAATTACTACTAGACAGCAACCAAAAGAAAGGCAGAAAAAAGTTATTGGAGAGATCTTTGAATCTTCCAGCGAGTTTAAGTTTCCAAGCATTCACTTACTTTCTAAAGCAGAGGAATCTTTGCAGAGAAAGCGGCTGAATGAAATGGAGAGTAATAAGAATTTATCTCTGCTGGAGCAGGTCCTTAGTGATTTCGGTGTGCAAGGAAAAGTTATTAGTGTATGTTATGGACCAGTTGTAACTTTATACAAACTTGAACCACAAGCTGGCACAAAGTCTGCAAGAGTAATTGGCCTTGCAGACGATATTGCACGTTCAATGAGTGCATTATCTGCACGTATTTCAATAATTCGTGGACAAAACGCTATGGGAATAGAATTACCAAACAAGGAACGAGAAATCGTCATGCTGCGTGACTTACTTGAATCATTAGAATATCAAAATGCAAATTTAAACCTTCCAATTGCGCTTGGTAAAGAAATAAGTGGAAAACCAGTTATTGCTGATCTGGCTAAAATGCCTCACTTGCTTGTTGCTGGAACCACAGGATCTGGTAAATCAGTTGCAATTAACACTATGATTCTTTCACTCATTTATCGATTAAGTCCTGACGCGTGTAAGATGATAATGATCGACCCAAAGATGCTTGAGCTTTCAATATATGATGCAATACCACACCTAATAACACCAGTAGTAACAGAGCCAAAAAAGGCTGTTATTGCTCTTAAGTGGATAGTAAAAGAAATGGAAAATCGCTATCGCATGATGTCTTATTTGAATGTACGCAATGTAATAAACTATAACCAAAAAATCACGGAAGCGATAAATAGCGGGATAGAACTGGAGCGTGTTGTACAGGTTGGGTTTAACTCAACAACAGGTAAACCCTTATTTGAAAAGATGCCAATCAAAATGGAGACATTTTCATATATTGTAGTAATTGTAGATGAAATGGCAGACTTGATGCTTGTTGCTGGTAAGGAAATAGAGTGTTCTATTCAACGTTTAGCTCAGATGGCTCGTGCTGCAGGAATACACATTATAATGGCAACACAACGTCCATCTGTAGATGTGATAACAGGCGTAATAAAAGCAAATTTTCCAACAAGAATCAGTTTTGCTGTCACTTCTAAAATAGATAGCAGAACAATACTTGGTGAACAAGGGGCTGAACAGTTGCTCGGTATGGGTGATATGCTTTATATGGCTTCTGGCGGTAAGATTATTCGAGTTCATGGCCCATTTGTGAGTGATGAAGAAGTGCAAAATATAGTTGATCATTTGAAAATGCAAGGTGAACCAAACTACATGGAAGAAATCACCAAAGAAGATGAAAATTCCTCTGCGGAACTAAAAGGTGAAACAGAGGGTGAAGAGAATGATCTATACAAGCAAGCAGTGGCTATTATTCAAAGGGATCAAAAAGTTTCAACTAGTTACATTCAACGACAGCTTAGAATAGGCTACAACAGAGCTGCAAATATTGTTGAAAGAACGGAAAAAGAAGGTATTATTAGCGCTCCAAATTACTTAGGAAAGAGAGAGATATTGGTAGAATGA